One region of Lampris incognitus isolate fLamInc1 chromosome 12, fLamInc1.hap2, whole genome shotgun sequence genomic DNA includes:
- the pcyox1 gene encoding prenylcysteine oxidase 1 isoform X1 gives MSPRALSLRTLLFLGLCQTGKRSLASFPDLRDQPKRIAVVGAGIGGTAATYFLRQEFGTAVKIDVFEPSDVGGRMASVKIGDYEYETGGSVIHPLNLHMKHFIDKLGILQRKDVPSKMAIFDGKELTFEESDWFIINFLRLLWRYGFNFLRMQMWVESVLDKFMRIYQYQQFGYSFSSVEKLLHAMGGDSFLTLVNQTLEEAMLAEGFSQIFLNDIVAPITRVNYGQSVRINGFVGAVSLAGADSGLWAVDGGNKRVCSGLLYHSKAEVIPARVTAISVKVRPTKSGTTANYYEINYVGDSGSAHSLYDIVIIATPLHQGKSDISFSGFSPPIPSHYPGRYHLTVSTLVHGLLNVSYLGTTEQASEFVVSDVLTTDTKGSAINSLSSIDPVHIPPGYKRPPASQTKVWKVFSPQPLSQEQLRLMFLSWDSVSETQWLAYPAYSPPHRRTPPFILHDRLYYLNAVEWAASAMEMSAISARNLALLAHHRWHAQEAKIDQEDLHTRVRGEL, from the exons ATGAGTCCAAGAGCCCTGTCACTAAGGACACTCCTGTTCCTGGGGCTTTGTCAAACTGGAAAAAGAAGTCTAGCATCTTTCCCAGACCTGCGAGATCAGCCCAAGAGAATAG ctGTGGTTGGAGCAGGCATCGGTGGTACGGCGGCAACATACTTTCTGAGGCAAGAGTTTGGAACAGCGGTGAAGATTGATGTATTTGAACCAAGTGATGTTGGCGGGCGTATGGCCTCTGTGAAGATTGGGGATTATGAGTATGAGACGGGGGGCTCTGTTATCCATCCCCTAAACCTACACATGAAGCACTTTATTGACAAATTAG GTATACTGCAAAGGAAAGATGTTCCTTCCAAAATGGCCATCTTTGATGGAAAAGAGCTCACTTTTGAAGAGAGTGACTGGTTTATCATCAACTTCTTGCGTTTGCTGTGGCGATATGGATTCAATTTTCTTCGCATGCAGATGTGGGTGGAGAGTGTTTTGGACAAATTCATGAG GATCTATCAGTACCAGCAGTTTGGCTACTCCTTCTCCAGTGTGGAGAAGCTCTTGCATGCCATGGGTGGTGATAGTTTTCTCACCCTGGTAAATCAGACCCTGGAGGAGGCAATGCTGGCAGAGGGTTTCTCACAGATCTTCCTCAATGATATTGTTGCACCCATCACTCGCGTCAACTATGGCCAAAGTGTCCGCATCAACGGCTTTGTAG gtGCAGTTTCCTTAGCAGGGGCTGATTCGGGCCTGTGGGCAGTGGATGGAGGCAATAAAAGAGTGTGCTCAGGATTACTCTATCACAGCAAAGCTGAGGTTATACCAGCCAGAGTCACTGCCATTTCAGTCAAGGTTCGGCCAACCAAGTCAG GTACCACAGCCAATTACTATGAAATCAATTATGTTGGGGACTCAGGCTCAGCACACTCTCTATATGACATAGTAATTATAGCCACGCCCCTCCACCAGGGTAAGTCGGACATCAGCTTCTCAGGGTTTTCCCCACCAATCCCATCTCACTACCCTGGCCGATACCACCTGACAGTCTCTACTTTGGTCCATGGCTTGCTAAATGTGTCATACCTCGGGACCACAGAGCAAGCCTCAGAGTTTGTGGTGTCCGATGTCCTTACTACTGACACAAAGGGCTCTGCAATCAATAGCCTGAGCTCTATCGATCCTGTACACATCCCTCCAGGCTACAAACGCCCCCCTGCCAGCCAGACGAAGGTGTGGAAGGTGTTCTCTCCACAGCCACTATCTCAGGAGCAATTGAGACTCATGTTCCTCTCATGGGATTCAGTGTCGGAGACACAGTGGCTGGCTTACCCAGCTTACAGCCCACCACACCGCAGGACCCCTCCTTTCATCCTACATGATCGGCTGTACTACCTGAATGCTGTGGAGTGGGCAGCCAGTGCCATGGAGATGAGTGCTATATCTGCCAGGAACCTGGCCCTGCTGGCACACCACCGTTGGCATGCCCAAGAAGCCAAGATCGACCAGGAGGATCTTCACACCCGTGTGAGGGGGGAACTCTGA
- the pcyox1 gene encoding prenylcysteine oxidase 1 isoform X2, translated as MSPRALSLRTLLFLGLCQTGKRSLASFPDLRDQPKRIGILQRKDVPSKMAIFDGKELTFEESDWFIINFLRLLWRYGFNFLRMQMWVESVLDKFMRIYQYQQFGYSFSSVEKLLHAMGGDSFLTLVNQTLEEAMLAEGFSQIFLNDIVAPITRVNYGQSVRINGFVGAVSLAGADSGLWAVDGGNKRVCSGLLYHSKAEVIPARVTAISVKVRPTKSGTTANYYEINYVGDSGSAHSLYDIVIIATPLHQGKSDISFSGFSPPIPSHYPGRYHLTVSTLVHGLLNVSYLGTTEQASEFVVSDVLTTDTKGSAINSLSSIDPVHIPPGYKRPPASQTKVWKVFSPQPLSQEQLRLMFLSWDSVSETQWLAYPAYSPPHRRTPPFILHDRLYYLNAVEWAASAMEMSAISARNLALLAHHRWHAQEAKIDQEDLHTRVRGEL; from the exons ATGAGTCCAAGAGCCCTGTCACTAAGGACACTCCTGTTCCTGGGGCTTTGTCAAACTGGAAAAAGAAGTCTAGCATCTTTCCCAGACCTGCGAGATCAGCCCAAGAGAATAG GTATACTGCAAAGGAAAGATGTTCCTTCCAAAATGGCCATCTTTGATGGAAAAGAGCTCACTTTTGAAGAGAGTGACTGGTTTATCATCAACTTCTTGCGTTTGCTGTGGCGATATGGATTCAATTTTCTTCGCATGCAGATGTGGGTGGAGAGTGTTTTGGACAAATTCATGAG GATCTATCAGTACCAGCAGTTTGGCTACTCCTTCTCCAGTGTGGAGAAGCTCTTGCATGCCATGGGTGGTGATAGTTTTCTCACCCTGGTAAATCAGACCCTGGAGGAGGCAATGCTGGCAGAGGGTTTCTCACAGATCTTCCTCAATGATATTGTTGCACCCATCACTCGCGTCAACTATGGCCAAAGTGTCCGCATCAACGGCTTTGTAG gtGCAGTTTCCTTAGCAGGGGCTGATTCGGGCCTGTGGGCAGTGGATGGAGGCAATAAAAGAGTGTGCTCAGGATTACTCTATCACAGCAAAGCTGAGGTTATACCAGCCAGAGTCACTGCCATTTCAGTCAAGGTTCGGCCAACCAAGTCAG GTACCACAGCCAATTACTATGAAATCAATTATGTTGGGGACTCAGGCTCAGCACACTCTCTATATGACATAGTAATTATAGCCACGCCCCTCCACCAGGGTAAGTCGGACATCAGCTTCTCAGGGTTTTCCCCACCAATCCCATCTCACTACCCTGGCCGATACCACCTGACAGTCTCTACTTTGGTCCATGGCTTGCTAAATGTGTCATACCTCGGGACCACAGAGCAAGCCTCAGAGTTTGTGGTGTCCGATGTCCTTACTACTGACACAAAGGGCTCTGCAATCAATAGCCTGAGCTCTATCGATCCTGTACACATCCCTCCAGGCTACAAACGCCCCCCTGCCAGCCAGACGAAGGTGTGGAAGGTGTTCTCTCCACAGCCACTATCTCAGGAGCAATTGAGACTCATGTTCCTCTCATGGGATTCAGTGTCGGAGACACAGTGGCTGGCTTACCCAGCTTACAGCCCACCACACCGCAGGACCCCTCCTTTCATCCTACATGATCGGCTGTACTACCTGAATGCTGTGGAGTGGGCAGCCAGTGCCATGGAGATGAGTGCTATATCTGCCAGGAACCTGGCCCTGCTGGCACACCACCGTTGGCATGCCCAAGAAGCCAAGATCGACCAGGAGGATCTTCACACCCGTGTGAGGGGGGAACTCTGA